The following coding sequences are from one Nicotiana tomentosiformis chromosome 3, ASM39032v3, whole genome shotgun sequence window:
- the LOC104113557 gene encoding uncharacterized protein, translating to MESSLKMETSNSNAQNRPCKRLLFDRRYGWVFDEWKDPAEDALAGGRGMFCIVPLGKAFLKMASQMIDVAANSAVKLLEKPDLLSPAAVQANIKDQLHRMNSSMKKLELDLSKLITDVRPELPCPSNLPEDSHK from the exons ATGGAATCGAGCTTaaaaatggaaacttcaaactcAAACGCCCAAAATCGCCCCTGCAAACGCCTCCTATTTGACCGGCGCTATGGTTGGGT GTTTGATGAGTGGAAAGACCCAGCAGAAGACGCCTTAGCTGGTGGAAGAGGAAT GTTCTGCATTGTGCCTCTTGGTAAAGCTTTCCTGAAGATGGCTAGCCAAATG ATTGACGTTGCTGCCAACTCTGCTGTTAAACTTCTTGAAAAGCCAGACTTGCTTTCACCTGCAGCGGTACAAGCTAATATCAAGGACCAACTCCATAGAATGAATTCTTCTATGAAGAAACTGGAGTTGGATCTAAGTAAGCTTATAACAGATGTCAGGCCGGAGTTGCCTTGTCCTTCAAATCTGCCTGAAGATAGTCACAAATAA